GGAAGTGAACCAGATCGTTCAGGGCTCATTGGGCCATCACCATCAAGCGCGTTATTGACATCGATAACTCGACCTTGTTGATGCGAGCCAACCGAGATACCGCCACCGAGATGTGCCACGATGAAATTCGACGTTTCGTAAGTTCTACCTAATTTCGCCGCCACATTCCTTGCCACTGCTTTGTGATTCAGCGCGTGAAAAATACTTTGCCGTTCAATATTCACGTTTCCAGAATATCTCGCCACAGACGCCAGCTCATCCACCACAACTGGGTCGACAATATATGCCGCAACACCGTGGTCCTTCGCAATTTTACGAGCAAGTAACCCACCGAGGTTCGATGCATGCTGTCCAGAAACACCAATTTCTAAATCTTGTTGCATCGCGTCATTCACTTCATATGTTCCACCAGCCATCGGTCTTAGCAAACCGCCACGACCAACAATCCCAGCCACATTTGTCAAGTCTGTTGATGCCAGCGCCTCTTTCACTAATTGATAACGAAAATCGAACTGATCCAAGATAGTTGCAAAAGTCGCCATCGTTTCTCTCGTATGTGAAATTTCTTCTTTTAGAATGACTGTATCGCCCTGAAATAAAGCAATTTTTGTTGATGTCGATCCTGGATTAATTGCCAACACTTGAAAAGTCACGCACATACCCCCATAGGAACCAAATTTGTCGAATATTCAACTCTCGTCTATTGTATCACGTGCCTATCACAAACTTAAAAAGCTTTGCACCCCAACACTTGAAATCGTTTTATTCAAAGTTTTGTATCATTTTCCGATCATTCCGACTGTTAGTATTAATGACGCAAGTTTGTTATCCACCGAATCGCTTCTAGAAGCAATAATGACTGGCACTTTTACACCAGCTATAATCCCGCCAACTCTAGCTCCTGCAAAGAAAACGAGTGATTTATATAGAATATTTCCCGCTTCAATAGAGGGTACAATCAAAATATCTGCATCCCCAGCTACTTCATTCGTAATATTCTTGTGAACGGCTGCTGCTTTAGAGATCGCGTTATCAAAAGCAAGCGGACCTTCTACCGCGGCGTCCTCAGGAAAGGCTTTGAAGTAAGCAGCTACTTGCGCGGCTTGAATAGAGGATTTCATTTTTGGATTTTCTTTTTCAACAGCGCTAAGAATGGCCACTTTCGGGCGCTTAATGCCTAATTTATGAGCAACTTCAATCGCATTATGTGTGATTTGAATCTGCTCCTCCTCTGTTGGCGCGATGTTCATGGCCACGTCGGATACGATAAGTGGTTTATCATAGGCAGGTAGTTCAAAAACGGAAACGTGTGATAATAACTCCTTATCTCGTAACTGAAACTCTTTTTTCAAAATTGTTTTTAAAATAAGTGCCGTTGGGAGATTCCCTTTCATCAAAATATCGGCTTTTTTTTCAGCTACAGCACGCGCAGCTTGTTCGACCGCTTGTTGATCTGAAATCGTGGCGATGACTTGCACATTTGGAGAAGTGATTGGAATGAGCTCCTCTCGCCCAAATAACATGAAATCAGCAATTCCCAATTCCAACGCTTGTTCCACAACTTCTAAAATAATCGGATCATCCGCACCAGCAATTGCTATTGTTACTTTTTCATTTGGAACTACTGGATCGAATACTGATTTTATCGTCATATAAAGCCTCCTAAATTTGATTTTTCGCAGAAAAAAACCTACACCTCAAATTTAGTAGTTGTTTTTATGACCAGGTAATAAAAAAGCTACCTCATCATTGTAAGCAAATTTCTTTTGAGATGCAAGTTATTTAATTAGTTTTCAAGTAACGCTTACTTCTGTGCTTTAATCTTGTTGGCTTGTGTCAGCATTTCACTAGCATGTTGTTTTGTCACATCCGTCACTTCAATGCCCGCAATCATCCGACTGATTTCTTCAATTTTTTGTTCCCCAGACAAGGCTACGACAGATGTCATCGTGCGATTCGCAGTTGTTGCTTTAGAAATGTAGAAATGGTGGTCTGCCATGGCAGCTACTTGAGGTAAATGCGAAATACAGAGTACCTGAGAACCAATCGCCACCGCATAAATTTTTTCAGCAATTGCTTGGGCTACCCGGCCACTGACACCCGTATCCACCTCATCAAAAATAATCGATGTAATGCCCTGATGTCGTGAAAAAATTGTTTTGAGCGCCAGCATCATCCGCGACAACTCACCGCCAGAAGCTACTTTGGACAACGGTTTCAGCGGTTCACCTGGATTTGTACTCATATAAAATGCGACTTTATCAACACCGTTTTCAGTAAATTCTTTTGCTTCTGTCGCGAAATTCACTTGGAAAATCGCTTTTTCCATATATAGCTGATTTAATTCGTTTTTAATTTGTTTTTCGAGTAATTTTGCTGATTTTTGGCGGATTGCTGTGATTTTTCCAGCAAGTTCAGAAAGCTGTTCTTTCGCAACTTCCAAATCTTTTTCCAAATGACCTAGATGCGTTTCCCGGTCGGATAATTCTAGGATTTCTTGATCTATTTCTTCGTTGTATTGGATAATGGCTTCAACTGTTTTACCATATTTGCGCTTCAACTGGCTCAGTTCATTCAGGCGCGTTTCAATCGTGTCCAGCTCGTCTGGTTGAAACTCTAGTTTATCTAGCTCTTGCCGAATTTGCATCGCACTATCTTCCAATAAATAAAAACTCGAAGCCACCGATTCACTCAGTGCTTTATATTCTGGCAAGATATCACTCGCAGACTCCACATGTCGCATCGCCTCAGAAATAAATTCGAGGCCACGCTCTTCGCCTTGAAGCGCCGTATAAGCACTTTGCAAACTTTCATTAATTTTCTCGAAATTGGAAAGCACATGTTTTTGCTCCACCAAAGTTTCTTCCTCGCCTAACCGCAGATTGGAACTCGTAATTTCGTCTTGCTGAAAACGAAGCATATCTAGGCGTTGCGCAAGTTCTTGTTCATTTTTTGTCCAATTACGCCATTTTGTTTTCATTTCCATATATTCGGCGTATTTCGCTTGGTACTTGGCTAGTGTGGATTCAATATCCTTCCACGCAAAGCGGTCAAGTAGCTGCAAATGGAACTCATCATTCATTAACTCTTGATGTTCGTGTTGGCTGTGAATGTCGATCAAACGGGAACCAATTTCGCGTAGCACAACGGTCGTCGCGAGTTTCCCATTGATACGGCAAGCATTTTTACCACTTTGGAACAGAATTCTCTCAAGGACTACCATACCGTCGCTTGCATCAATACCATTATTTTCAAGCGCCTCTAAACAACCTTTATTTTGCGGGTTGATTGTGAACAGCCCTTGGATTTCAAGCTTCTCTTCTCCATGTCTAATAAAATCAACAGAACCTCTGCCACCAACAAGAAGACCGAGCGCATCAATA
The sequence above is drawn from the Listeria weihenstephanensis genome and encodes:
- a CDS encoding phosphate acyltransferase translates to MTIKSVFDPVVPNEKVTIAIAGADDPIILEVVEQALELGIADFMLFGREELIPITSPNVQVIATISDQQAVEQAARAVAEKKADILMKGNLPTALILKTILKKEFQLRDKELLSHVSVFELPAYDKPLIVSDVAMNIAPTEEEQIQITHNAIEVAHKLGIKRPKVAILSAVEKENPKMKSSIQAAQVAAYFKAFPEDAAVEGPLAFDNAISKAAAVHKNITNEVAGDADILIVPSIEAGNILYKSLVFFAGARVGGIIAGVKVPVIIASRSDSVDNKLASLILTVGMIGK
- the recN gene encoding DNA repair protein RecN — protein: MLQELTIRNFAIIESLNLSFQEGMTVLTGETGAGKSIIIDALGLLVGGRGSVDFIRHGEEKLEIQGLFTINPQNKGCLEALENNGIDASDGMVVLERILFQSGKNACRINGKLATTVVLREIGSRLIDIHSQHEHQELMNDEFHLQLLDRFAWKDIESTLAKYQAKYAEYMEMKTKWRNWTKNEQELAQRLDMLRFQQDEITSSNLRLGEEETLVEQKHVLSNFEKINESLQSAYTALQGEERGLEFISEAMRHVESASDILPEYKALSESVASSFYLLEDSAMQIRQELDKLEFQPDELDTIETRLNELSQLKRKYGKTVEAIIQYNEEIDQEILELSDRETHLGHLEKDLEVAKEQLSELAGKITAIRQKSAKLLEKQIKNELNQLYMEKAIFQVNFATEAKEFTENGVDKVAFYMSTNPGEPLKPLSKVASGGELSRMMLALKTIFSRHQGITSIIFDEVDTGVSGRVAQAIAEKIYAVAIGSQVLCISHLPQVAAMADHHFYISKATTANRTMTSVVALSGEQKIEEISRMIAGIEVTDVTKQHASEMLTQANKIKAQK
- the buk gene encoding butyrate kinase, producing the protein MTFQVLAINPGSTSTKIALFQGDTVILKEEISHTRETMATFATILDQFDFRYQLVKEALASTDLTNVAGIVGRGGLLRPMAGGTYEVNDAMQQDLEIGVSGQHASNLGGLLARKIAKDHGVAAYIVDPVVVDELASVARYSGNVNIERQSIFHALNHKAVARNVAAKLGRTYETSNFIVAHLGGGISVGSHQQGRVIDVNNALDGDGPMSPERSGSLPMASFLAWAFEKDTSEEALHKELVGRGGLVSYKGTNDLRDIERQIKAGDKEALALFEAMAYQVAKEIGANAAVLKGEIDAIILTGGLARSENFIKEISQYIQWMAPIVTEPGEDEMAALNEGAQRILQGIEEAKVYEGEV